Proteins encoded within one genomic window of Esox lucius isolate fEsoLuc1 chromosome 12, fEsoLuc1.pri, whole genome shotgun sequence:
- the LOC105013608 gene encoding natural resistance-associated macrophage protein 2 isoform X1, with protein MAQEKADESEAAQTQQQPPSPLAQSGADGSSTYFNQQVPIPQDDRQVWFSFRKLWAFTGPGFLMSIAYLDPGNIESDLQSGAKAGFKLLWVLLGSTVIGLLLQRLAARLGVVTGMHLAEVCHQQYHAVPRIILWLMVELAIIGSDMQEVIGCAIAFNLLSSGRIPLWGGVLITIIDTFVFLFLDNYGLRKLETFFGLLITIMAVTFGYEYVMVRPDQGELLKGMFVPRCQGCGPSQMEQAVGIVGAVIMPHNIYLHSALVKSRQIDRSSAKEVKEANKYFFIESTIALFVSFLINVFVVAVFAEAFYGRTNMEVHDVCNATHGLHADLFPFNNETLQVDIYKGGVVLGCFFGPAALYIWAVGILAAGQSSTMTGTYSGQFVMEGFLNLRWSRFSRVLLTRSIAITPTLLVAIFQDVTHLTGMNDFLNVLQSMQLPFALIPILTFTSLSSLMSEFANGLFWKIWGAVMVLLVCCINMYFVVIYVATLNNIWLYVLAAFLSIAYLVFVGYLAWLCLIALGMSCLDVFGRVQNDTMVLIEQRPEFDT; from the exons ATGGCTCAGGAGAAAGCGGATGAGAGCGAGGCCGCCCAGACACAGCAACAGCCCCCCTCCCCATTGGCTCAGAGTGGCGCTGATGGATCTAGTACCTATTTTAACCAACAGGTCCCCATTCCCCAGGATGACAGACAG GTGTGGTTTAGTTTCCGTAAGCTGTGGGCCTTCACTGGCCCAGGGTTCCTGATGAGCATCGCCTACCTAGACCCAGGAAATATTGAGTCAGACCTGCAGTCAGGTGCCAAAGCAGGGTTCAAG CTCCTGTGGGTTCTGCTGGGATCCACCGTCATTGGTCTGCTGCTGCAGAGACTGGCGGCTCGACTGGGCGTGGTCACGGGGATGCATCTGGCCGAAGTTTGCCATCAGCAGTACCACGCT GTGCCGCGCATTATCCTGTGGTTGATGGTGGAGCTGGCCATCATTGGTTCGGACATGCAGGAGGTCATTGGTTGTGCCATTGCATTcaacctcctctcctctggcAG GATACCTTTGTGGGGAGGGGTACTCATCACCATTATCGACACATTTGTGTTCCTGTTCCTAGACAACTATGGTCTGAGAAAGCTGGAGACCTTTTTTGGCCTGCTTATTACAATCATGGCCGTCACTTTTGGATATGAG TATGTGATGGTGCGTCCAGATCAGGGCGAGCTGCTGAAGGGGATGTTTGTGCCCCGCTGTCAGGGATGTGGTCCTTCCCAGATGGAGCAGGCTGTGGGCATCGTAGGAGCTGTCATCATGCCACACAATATCTACCTCCACTCTGCCCTGGTCAAG TCTCGGCAGATTGATCGTTCCAGCGCGAAAGAGGTCAAGGAGGCcaataaatactttttcatCGAGTCAACCATCGCACTCTTCGTCTCCTTCCTCATCAATGTATTTGTAGTGGCCGTTTTCGCAGAGGCTTTCTATGGACGCACAAACATGGAAGTg CACGACGTGTGTAATGCGACGCACGGTCTTCACGCAGATTTGTTCCCCTTTAACAACGAGACACTGCAAGTGGACATCTACAAAGGG GGAGTGGTCCTGGGCTGTTTCTTCGGCCCTGCAGCACTCTATATATGGGCCGTGGGAATCCTGGCAGCAGGTCAGAGTTCAACCATGACTGGAACCTACTCGGGGCAGTTTGTCATGGAG GGCTTTTTGAACCTGCGCTGGTCTCGATTCTCCCGGGTGTTGCTGACCCGCTCCATTGCCATCACGCCCACCCTGCTAGTGGCCATCTTTCAGGACGTCACCCATCTCACGGGGATGAATGACTTCCTCAACGTGCTGCAGAGCATGCag CTGCCGTTTGCCTTGATTCCCATTCTCACTTTCACCAGTTTGTCATCCCTCATGAGTGAATTTGCCAATGGATT GTTTTGGAAGATTTGGGGAGCAGTTATGGTCTTGCTGGTGTGTTGCATCAACATGTATTTTGTCGTCATCTATGTTGCCACTCTGAACAATATCTGGCTCTACGTGCTGGCTGCTTTTCTCAGCATAGCATATTTGGTATTTGTCGGTTACCTG GCATGGCTATGTCTGATAGCACTTGGGATGTCCTGTCTGGATGTCTTCGGCCGGGTCCAGAATGACACAATGGTGCTGATAGAGCAGCGGCCAGAGTTTGACACCTGA
- the LOC105013608 gene encoding natural resistance-associated macrophage protein 2 isoform X2, which translates to MAQEKADESEAAQTQQQPPSPLAQSGADGSSTYFNQQVPIPQDDRQVWFSFRKLWAFTGPGFLMSIAYLDPGNIESDLQSGAKAGFKLLWVLLGSTVIGLLLQRLAARLGVVTGMHLAEVCHQQYHAVPRIILWLMVELAIIGSDMQEVIGCAIAFNLLSSGRIPLWGGVLITIIDTFVFLFLDNYGLRKLETFFGLLITIMAVTFGYEYVMVRPDQGELLKGMFVPRCQGCGPSQMEQAVGIVGAVIMPHNIYLHSALVKSRQIDRSSAKEVKEANKYFFIESTIALFVSFLINVFVVAVFAEAFYGRTNMEVHDVCNATHGLHADLFPFNNETLQVDIYKGGVVLGCFFGPAALYIWAVGILAAGQSSTMTGTYSGQFVMEGFLNLRWSRFSRVLLTRSIAITPTLLVAIFQDVTHLTGMNDFLNVLQSMQVLEDLGSSYGLAGVLHQHVFCRHLCCHSEQYLALRAGCFSQHSIFGICRLPGMAMSDSTWDVLSGCLRPGPE; encoded by the exons ATGGCTCAGGAGAAAGCGGATGAGAGCGAGGCCGCCCAGACACAGCAACAGCCCCCCTCCCCATTGGCTCAGAGTGGCGCTGATGGATCTAGTACCTATTTTAACCAACAGGTCCCCATTCCCCAGGATGACAGACAG GTGTGGTTTAGTTTCCGTAAGCTGTGGGCCTTCACTGGCCCAGGGTTCCTGATGAGCATCGCCTACCTAGACCCAGGAAATATTGAGTCAGACCTGCAGTCAGGTGCCAAAGCAGGGTTCAAG CTCCTGTGGGTTCTGCTGGGATCCACCGTCATTGGTCTGCTGCTGCAGAGACTGGCGGCTCGACTGGGCGTGGTCACGGGGATGCATCTGGCCGAAGTTTGCCATCAGCAGTACCACGCT GTGCCGCGCATTATCCTGTGGTTGATGGTGGAGCTGGCCATCATTGGTTCGGACATGCAGGAGGTCATTGGTTGTGCCATTGCATTcaacctcctctcctctggcAG GATACCTTTGTGGGGAGGGGTACTCATCACCATTATCGACACATTTGTGTTCCTGTTCCTAGACAACTATGGTCTGAGAAAGCTGGAGACCTTTTTTGGCCTGCTTATTACAATCATGGCCGTCACTTTTGGATATGAG TATGTGATGGTGCGTCCAGATCAGGGCGAGCTGCTGAAGGGGATGTTTGTGCCCCGCTGTCAGGGATGTGGTCCTTCCCAGATGGAGCAGGCTGTGGGCATCGTAGGAGCTGTCATCATGCCACACAATATCTACCTCCACTCTGCCCTGGTCAAG TCTCGGCAGATTGATCGTTCCAGCGCGAAAGAGGTCAAGGAGGCcaataaatactttttcatCGAGTCAACCATCGCACTCTTCGTCTCCTTCCTCATCAATGTATTTGTAGTGGCCGTTTTCGCAGAGGCTTTCTATGGACGCACAAACATGGAAGTg CACGACGTGTGTAATGCGACGCACGGTCTTCACGCAGATTTGTTCCCCTTTAACAACGAGACACTGCAAGTGGACATCTACAAAGGG GGAGTGGTCCTGGGCTGTTTCTTCGGCCCTGCAGCACTCTATATATGGGCCGTGGGAATCCTGGCAGCAGGTCAGAGTTCAACCATGACTGGAACCTACTCGGGGCAGTTTGTCATGGAG GGCTTTTTGAACCTGCGCTGGTCTCGATTCTCCCGGGTGTTGCTGACCCGCTCCATTGCCATCACGCCCACCCTGCTAGTGGCCATCTTTCAGGACGTCACCCATCTCACGGGGATGAATGACTTCCTCAACGTGCTGCAGAGCATGCag GTTTTGGAAGATTTGGGGAGCAGTTATGGTCTTGCTGGTGTGTTGCATCAACATGTATTTTGTCGTCATCTATGTTGCCACTCTGAACAATATCTGGCTCTACGTGCTGGCTGCTTTTCTCAGCATAGCATATTTGGTATTTGTCGGTTACCTG GCATGGCTATGTCTGATAGCACTTGGGATGTCCTGTCTGGATGTCTTCGGCCGGGTCCAGAATGA